The genomic segment CTCAGCCTCGCCACCGACACCTTGCTCGCCGAGCGGGTGAGCGTGGAGGCCGCCGAACCGCTGGGCATTCCCGTCTTCCCGACCTTGCCCTACGGCATCACGCCGACCTTCACGGCGTACCCCGGCACCGTCAGCCTGCGGGTGGGCACCTACCTCGCCCTGCTGGACGACCTACTCTCCGGGCTGTACGCGCAGGGGTTCCGGCGCCTGCTCATCGTGAACGGGCACGGCGGCAACAGCCCCGGCCAGGGCTGGCTGGGCGAGTGGCTGGCGCGGCACCCGGGCGCGCGGGTGCAGTGGCACAACTGGTGGAACGCCCCGCGCACCTGGGCGGCGGTGCAGGCGACCGACCCCCTCGCCAGCCACGCGAGCTGGATGGAGAACTTCCCCTGGACCCGGCTGGAGGAGGTGAGCAGCCCCGCCGAACGCAAGCCGATGGTGGACCTCGCCCGGATGCGGCAGCTTCCCCCGGCGGAGGTGCGGACGCTGCTAGGGGATGGCAACTTCGGCGGCTTCCCCCAGCGCCCCGACGCCGAGATGGAGGCGATCTGGCAGGAGGCAGTGCAGGAGACGCGGGACCTGTTGGAAGGTGGCTGGGCCTCCTGACGGGCGCTACCCTCCCCCCATGACGCCCGACTCACCCGATTACGACTGGTTATATGGCCGCACCCGCGCGGGCCGTGAGCGGGGACCGGGGGGAGCGCGGGCGCTGCTCGAGCGCCTGGGCCGCCCCGACGCCGCCTTCGGAAGCGTGCGGGTCGTCGGCACCGATGGCAAGGGCAGCACCTGCGCGATGCTGGAGGCCGGGCTGCTGGCCGCCGGGGTCCACGTGGGCCGCTTCACCAGCCCGCACCTCCAGCGCTACGAGGAACGCGTCCGGGTGGGAGGAGAGGAGATGGACCCCGCCCGCACCGCCGCCTTTATCGAATGGGCGAAGGTCCACGTGCCGGACGCGGCCTTCTTCGACCTCACCCTGGCGCTGGCGTGTCAGGTTTTCGCCCAAGACGGGGTGGAGATCGCCGTGATGGAAGCTGGAGTGGGCGGGGCCTCGGACGCGACGGCGGCGCTGACGGACGTGCGGGCGGTGGCGCTGACGAACGTGGCCCTCGACCACGTCGCCACCCTGGGGCCGACCCTGGCGGACATCGCCCGCGACAAGGCGGGAGCGGCCCGGCCCGGCGTGCCCCTGCTGAGCACCGCGACGGGCGGGGCGCTGGCGGTCGTGTGCGAGGTGGCAGGGGGAGTTGGCGCCCCCCTCTTCACTCCGGACACCCACCCCGACCTGTTCACCCTGCCGCATCCGCCTCGCCTGCCCGGACCGCACCAGCACGCCAACGCGGCTCTCGCGGCGGCCACCCTGCGAACGCTGGGCCACCCGGAGGGCGTCGAGGCTGCCCTGAGGGCCACCTTCCCCGCCCGGCTGGAACGCTTCGAGGTGGGAGGCAAAACCATCTGGGTAGATGGGGCGCACAACCCCCACGCGGCCCGGGCGCTCGCGGCCAGCCTGCCGGGAGGCGCGGACGTGCTCCTCTTCGGCGGCCTCGCCCGCAAGGACACGGCGGCCACGCTGGAGCCGTTGCTGGAGCTGGCCCCACAGCGCGTCTTCACGTCCCCCGGCGACCCGGCTGCCCCGCCAGAGGAACTGGGTGCCCGCTACGGCGGCGCGGCCGTGCCCGACGTGGGAGAAGCCCTGGCCCTGGCCCTGGCGCAGACGCCCCCCGGCGGCACCCTGCTGGTGGCGGGGAGCCTGTATCTGGCGGGAGCGGTGCGGGGCCTGCTTGACAGGAGAGGAGCGGGCCGCTAGACTCCTTTCCGCTCTGGGTCGTTAGCTCAATTGGCAGAGCAGCTGACTCTTAATCAGCGGGTTGTAGGTTCGATTCCTACACGACCCACCAGACCGGAAGCCCCGCACGGAGCGGGGCTTTTTCTATGCCTCGGCGGGGCGGGGCTGGGTCACTCGCGTCAGCGGCCCCGGGGCCTCCTCAGGCCCTGTGGAGCGAGCAGGGCGAGAGACCGCGCCGGACAGCGGCCTGCGTGGAGTGGATGGGGGGCTGCCGTGCCCGGGGAGACACCGACCCCTGCGGTCAGTCTGCGGCTAGGCTCAGGGTTCGGCGGCCAGCCTGACGAGCGGGCACGGGCAGCGTCCTGGCATACCACGTCATCACCGGGCGGGCGTCGAGCGCGAAGGTGTAGCCCAGGCGCTCCCAGAATCTGGCGCCGCGCGGGTTGTCGCCCAGCACGCTCGCCAGCACGCGGGTGATGCCGGGGGGCACCCGGCCTTCCAGGTCGCGCACGGCCCGCTCGCCCAGCCCCTGCGACTGCCGGTCTTCGCGGATCAGCAGCAGGTTGATGGTGAGGTCGCCCGGTTCCGGATAGTCCAGCTTGTAGTCCAGGCTGCCCACGAACTCGCCCGCGTCGTCGTGCAGCAGCTCCAGGCGGCGCCGGGGATCAAGCAGGGCGATCTCGACGTCCCGCGTGACCTCGGCGGGAGTGGGGACGCGGGTGCCGAGCAGGGCGAAATAGCCGGGGGCCGCGGCGTACAGGGCATGCAGCAGCGGCGCGTGCTGGAGGGCAAGGGGAGTGGCGTTCAAGGTGGATGCCTCCCGTCCGGTGGGCGGGACCAGAGTGGAGCAGGGGAACCGGACAGGTCGCAGCATACGCCCGCTCTGCCTCCCCGAAGCGTGAAATGCCCTCCAGACCCCGCTTGAGCCTCGCTTCACCCGCCGGGGGAGGGGGGTGCGCTACCCTGCCGGGATGACCTCCGGTTTCTACGCCCGGCGACTCCAGGCCCCCGGCGCCGTCCTCGCGCCGATGGCCGGGTACAGCGACGCGCCCCTGCGCCAGCTCGCCGCCGAGCAGGGAGCGCTGTGGACCGTCAGCGAGATGATCAGCTCGCGCGGTCTGGTGCTGGGCGGCGAGTCCGAGAAACTCACCCTGGGCCGCCCCTACCCCGGCGAGCAGAACCGGGTGGTGCAGCTCTTCGGCGCCGAGCCGGACATTCTGGCCGAAGCGGTGCGCCGCGCCGAGGCGTGGTTCACCCCCGCTGCCATCGACCTCAACATGGGCTGCCCGGTCCCCAAGGTGCGTGGACGCGGTGGGGCCTGTCTGCTCCAGACGCCCGAGGTCGCCTACGACCTGATCACCGCCATGCGCGGCGCGACCCGGCTGGACGTGAGCGCCAAGATTCGCCTGGGCTGGGACGAGAACCGCAGCGTGGAGATCGCGCAGGGCCTCGCGGCGGCGGGAGTCAGCCTGATCACCGTGCATGGCCGCACCAGCGCCCAGCGCTATACCGGCGAGGCCGACTGGGAGGCCATCGCGCGGGTGGCGGCGGCGGTTCCGGTGCCGGTGGTGGGCAGCGGGGACGTCCTGTCGGCGGCGCAGGCCCGCGCCCGGCGGCGGGAAGCGGGGGTGGCCGCCGTGATGATCGGGCGCGGGGCGGTGGGCAATCCCTGGCTCTTCCGGGCGCTGGCGACGGGCGACGACGCCCTCCCGCCCGCCGCCGAGCGTGCCCGCACCGCCCTGCGGCACGCCGAGCTGCACGTCGCCTTCTACGGCCTCGACCGCTTCGGCCTCGCCAGCGTGCGCCCGCTGCGGAAGGTCTTGCCCCGCTACCTCCCCGATTACCCCGAGCTGCGTGACGCGCTCGTGCAGGTGGATACGGTGGCGGACGTGGCGGCGGCGCTCTCGCCCCTGCTGGACGGGTCCTCATGGTCGCCCGCGCCCGTGGGGGTCAGCGCGTATGCTGGGAGGCGTTCATGAACGTCCGCGAGTACTACACCTACCTGTCCGGCGCACGCGAGGAGTTGCAGAACTTTCTGCGGGCCTTGCCGGAGGCCGAGCTGAACCGCCCGCTGATCGAGGGCGGCGACCGCTTCCGGTCCATCAAGGACCTGCTGCTGCATGTCGTGGACGTGGAGGACCACTGGATTCACGACGTGGCGCGGGGCGGGCAGGGGGTGTCCTCCCGCTACCCCCACGACTGGGTGCGCCCCCAGGCCGAGGGCTACGCGCTGAGCTGGATTCTGCAGTACGGGAGCGAGGTGCAGGAGCGCACCCGCGCCTTTCTGGCGACCGAGCCGGATCTGGAACGCCGGGTGGCGCTGATTCAGGACGATCCCGGAAGCGAGACGGTCACGCTCGACGCCCTGCTGTGCCACGTCCTGACCCACGAGGTGCGCCACACCGCCCAGATCGCCCTGCTGATCCGGATGCTGGGACACACCCCACCGTGGCTGGATTTCCTGCGTTTCGTGCGGCCCCAGCCTGCCCCGGCCCAGGGCTGAACCCGCCCCGAGTGCGGCCCCCGTCCCGGCTGCCCGGGGGGCTTGCCCTTATACTGCCCAGGTTATGCGGACGGTGACGGTAGGCACGCGCGGCAGCACACTCGCGCTCGCGCAGACGCGGTGGGTGGTGGCCCGCCTGAAGGAGGAGTGGCCGGAGACGGACTTCCGCATCCAGACCATCAGTACCCAGGGGGACCGCAACCGCGGCAGCCTGGAAGCGATGGCCCAGAAGGGCAACCGGGGCTTCTGGGTCAAGGAGATCGAGGAGGCCCTCCTCGGCAGCCGCATCGACATCGCGGTGCATTCCCTCAAGGACCTGCCCACCGAGCAGCCCGAGGGCCTGGAGGTGTCCTCCATCCCCAAGCGGGTGGACGCCCGCGACGTCTTGATCGGCAAGGAGGGCATGAAGCGCCTCGCGGACCTGCCCGAGGGTGCCCGCGTGGGCACGAGCAGCATCCGCCGCAAGGCCTTCCTGCGGGCCTACCGCCCCGACCTGCAGGTCATCGACCTGCGCGGCAATATCGACACCCGGCTCGCGGCGCTGGGCACCCCCGACTACGACGCGATCATCCTCGCGGCGGCGGGCCTGATCCGCACCGAGATGCGCCACCGCATCGACGAGTTCGTGGAGCCCGACCTGCTGTTGCCCGCGCCGGGGCAGGGCGCCCTGGCGCTGGAAACCCGCGCCGACGACGACCTCACCATCGAGGTGGCCTACGCGATCCACGACCACCTCACCGACGACCGGGTGACCGCCGAGCGCGAGTTCCTGGCCGGGCTGGGGGCAGGCTGCATGGCCCCGGTGGGCGCCCACGCGACCGTGGGGGGCGGCGTGCTGACCCTGGAAGGCTGGGTGGGCGCGGTGGACGGCTCGAAGGTGATCCGCGCGACCAGCTCCGGCGACCCCGCCGAGTGTGCCGACCTGGGGGCCGAACTCGCCGCCGACATGCTCGCGCAGGGGGCGGCGGCCCTGATCGACGCCGCCCGGCCCTGAGGCCCCGCCTTTGAAAACGTGGCCCCGCGTCCTGACCGTCGCCCTGCTCGCGGCAGCGGTGTGGTTCGGCATCGGCGTGTGGCAGCGTACCCGCGCGGGAGTGGACTTTGAGGCGGCGGCCCGCGCCGAGTTGCCTCTCACGCTGGTGATCTTCGTGGTTGCCGCCGGGTGGGTCCTCGTCTCCGACCGGGTGCGGGGCCGCAAGTGAGCCTGGCGGGGCGCCGCCTCGCGGTCATCCACACCGGCGGCACCATCGCCAGCCGCCCCGATCCGGGCGGGCCGGGCCTGACCCCGCAGGAGGCGCCCGCCGTGCCGGGGCTGCCGGGGGTCATGGTCACCGCCCACCAGCCCTTTCGCCTGCCGAGCCCCCACGTCACGCCGGGGCACATGCTGGAGCTGGCCCGGCTGATCGAGCGGCTGGCCCCGGACGCCGACGGCATCGTCGTCACCCACGGCACCGACACGCTGGAGGAGACGGCCTTTTTCCTGCACCTCGCGCTGACGACCGACACGCCGGTCCTGCTGACGGGTTCGATGCGCCACGCCGAGGAGGTGTCCTGGGACGGTCCCGGCAACCTGCTGGACGCGGCGCACGTCGCCCTGCATCCAGACTCGCATGGCCGGGGGCCGCTGGTCGTCTTCGGCGGCGACCTATTCGACGCCCGCACGGTTACGAAGGTTCACACCAGCGCGGTGGACGCCTTCGGGGGCTATCCCGGTCCCATCGGGCGCATCGACCGAACGGGGGAGACGGCCCACCTGCGCTTCTTCGCCCGGCCGGAAGCGCGGCCGGTGTACGCGCCCGCACGGGTGGAGGCCCGCGTGGAGATTCTCTACGCCTACGCGGGCTGGCAGGGCGAGGGCTACGCCGAGGCCGCTGCCCGCGCCGACGGGCTGGTGATTGCGGCGCTGGGCACCGGCAACCTGCCCGCCGAACTGCTGCCCCTCGTCGCCGCGAGTGCCGGGGCCGGGCAGCCCGTCGTGATCGCCACCCGCACCCACGCCGGGCCGATTCTGCCCGTGTACGGTTATCCCGGCGGCGGGGCGACCCTGGTGGCCGCCGGGGCGATTCCCGCGAGCTTCCTCAACGCGCACAAGGCCCGGCTGCTGCTCCTGCTGCTGCTCAGCCTGGACTATGGGCTGGAGGAGATCCGTGGGGTCTTCGGGGAGGGACAGTTCTGAGGAACGGGCGTGGCGGTCCGCCTCACAGGTTCCACCCACCCGCCACCTCCAGCTCCTGCCCAGTCACGTAATCGCTGGCCCGCACGAAGTACAGCGCCGCGTCCACGAGTTCCTCCACCGTGCCCACCCGTCCGGCGGGAATCTCGCGCAGGGGCTGACTCACCGAGGTTTCGATCACCCCCGGCGAGACGACATTCACGCTGACGCCCGTGCCCGCCAGCACCTTGCCCAGCGCGTGCGAGAGGTGCAGCACCCCCGCCTTCGCCACCGCATAGGGCACGATCCCCGGCCGCGCGACGAGGTGCCGGGCGCCCGCGTACCCCAGATTCACGATGCGCCCGAAGCCTGCCGCCTGCATCAGCGGGGCGGCGGCCTGACAGGTGGCGAAGGTGGCGGTCAGGTTGCTGCCCAGCATGTCGGCCCACTCGGCGTCGGTGGTCTCCAGCAGCGGCTTGTGGACATAGTTGCCCACGTTGTTCACGAGCACGGCGAGGCCCCGGCCGGGGAAGGCCCCGTGCGCCGCCGCCACCAACGCCCGTGCCTGCACCGGGTCGGTGAGGTCGGCCTGGAGGGTGGTCGCGGGCACCCCTTTTTCCTCGCACAGCCGGGCCGTTTCCCCGGCATCCGCCTGACTGCCCCGGTAGTGGACGGCCACCGCGTAGCCTTCCCCCGCGAGCGCGACCGCCAGTGCCTGCCCGATGCCCCGCGCCGCGCCGGTGACGAGGGCGGTGCCCTTTCCTCCGGCCTCCGTCACCGGGCCTCCCGCCAGGCCAGCTCCACCAGCGTCCGGGTGTAGCTGTTCAGCGGCAGGGTCAGGGCTTCCTCCAGCGTGGCCCACGACCAGTCCACGATCTCCTCGTTCGGGGTGACCGTCAGCGAGGCCGTGCGGGCGAAGAAGTCCACCAGCAGCAGGTGCGCGGGCTTGTGGAACTCGGGGCTGAGAACGGCCTCCTGGGTCTGGGCGTAGCGCACGTCGGTGAGGTCCAGGCCCGTCTCCTCCCGGAACTCCCGGATCACCGCCGCCTCCAGCGTCTCGCCCCAGTCCACCTTGCCGCCGGGCACGCCCCACAGGCCGCGCCATTTGGTCGTCTCGACGAGCAGCACGCGCTCTCCCGGTCCCCACACCAGCGCCCCCACGCACACGACAGGTCTGTCCATGAGGAGCAGGGTACGGTGCGGGTGGAGGGGACGGGGCAGAATCAAAGGGATGGACTGGCCTTCCCTGCTGATCCTTTTCCCGGCTGTTGCTTTGGGGCTCCTGCTCGCGCAGCGTATCGAGCGGCGGCGTGACGACCTGTCCGCCCTGCGGTTGCTGGCAGAACTGCTGGGCCTGTACCTGCTCGTCGGGGTGGCGCTGGCCGCCGCGTGGCTCCTCTTTGGTGGTGGGGACGAATTCCCCAGCCCCCTTTCCCCAGCCCCCTGGCTTTCGCCCTGATCGGGATTCCGGCGCTGTCGCGGTGGGCGGAGGCGCCAGCCCTTCGGGCGCTGAATCTGCCCCTCCGCTGGACGGTGCTGGGCGCAGTCCTGCTTCTTCCGCTGCTGGGACTGATCGGCGGAGCCGCGCTGCTGCGTCCGCACTTGAGGGATGA from the Deinococcus sp. NW-56 genome contains:
- a CDS encoding creatininase family protein, producing the protein MRVQDLNWEGVEAFLRRDDRAVLPLGCTEQHARLSLATDTLLAERVSVEAAEPLGIPVFPTLPYGITPTFTAYPGTVSLRVGTYLALLDDLLSGLYAQGFRRLLIVNGHGGNSPGQGWLGEWLARHPGARVQWHNWWNAPRTWAAVQATDPLASHASWMENFPWTRLEEVSSPAERKPMVDLARMRQLPPAEVRTLLGDGNFGGFPQRPDAEMEAIWQEAVQETRDLLEGGWAS
- a CDS encoding glutamate ligase domain-containing protein yields the protein MTPDSPDYDWLYGRTRAGRERGPGGARALLERLGRPDAAFGSVRVVGTDGKGSTCAMLEAGLLAAGVHVGRFTSPHLQRYEERVRVGGEEMDPARTAAFIEWAKVHVPDAAFFDLTLALACQVFAQDGVEIAVMEAGVGGASDATAALTDVRAVALTNVALDHVATLGPTLADIARDKAGAARPGVPLLSTATGGALAVVCEVAGGVGAPLFTPDTHPDLFTLPHPPRLPGPHQHANAALAAATLRTLGHPEGVEAALRATFPARLERFEVGGKTIWVDGAHNPHAARALAASLPGGADVLLFGGLARKDTAATLEPLLELAPQRVFTSPGDPAAPPEELGARYGGAAVPDVGEALALALAQTPPGGTLLVAGSLYLAGAVRGLLDRRGAGR
- a CDS encoding GNAT family N-acetyltransferase — protein: MNATPLALQHAPLLHALYAAAPGYFALLGTRVPTPAEVTRDVEIALLDPRRRLELLHDDAGEFVGSLDYKLDYPEPGDLTINLLLIREDRQSQGLGERAVRDLEGRVPPGITRVLASVLGDNPRGARFWERLGYTFALDARPVMTWYARTLPVPARQAGRRTLSLAAD
- a CDS encoding tRNA-dihydrouridine synthase, with the translated sequence MTSGFYARRLQAPGAVLAPMAGYSDAPLRQLAAEQGALWTVSEMISSRGLVLGGESEKLTLGRPYPGEQNRVVQLFGAEPDILAEAVRRAEAWFTPAAIDLNMGCPVPKVRGRGGACLLQTPEVAYDLITAMRGATRLDVSAKIRLGWDENRSVEIAQGLAAAGVSLITVHGRTSAQRYTGEADWEAIARVAAAVPVPVVGSGDVLSAAQARARRREAGVAAVMIGRGAVGNPWLFRALATGDDALPPAAERARTALRHAELHVAFYGLDRFGLASVRPLRKVLPRYLPDYPELRDALVQVDTVADVAAALSPLLDGSSWSPAPVGVSAYAGRRS
- a CDS encoding DinB family protein, with translation MNVREYYTYLSGAREELQNFLRALPEAELNRPLIEGGDRFRSIKDLLLHVVDVEDHWIHDVARGGQGVSSRYPHDWVRPQAEGYALSWILQYGSEVQERTRAFLATEPDLERRVALIQDDPGSETVTLDALLCHVLTHEVRHTAQIALLIRMLGHTPPWLDFLRFVRPQPAPAQG
- the hemC gene encoding hydroxymethylbilane synthase translates to MRTVTVGTRGSTLALAQTRWVVARLKEEWPETDFRIQTISTQGDRNRGSLEAMAQKGNRGFWVKEIEEALLGSRIDIAVHSLKDLPTEQPEGLEVSSIPKRVDARDVLIGKEGMKRLADLPEGARVGTSSIRRKAFLRAYRPDLQVIDLRGNIDTRLAALGTPDYDAIILAAAGLIRTEMRHRIDEFVEPDLLLPAPGQGALALETRADDDLTIEVAYAIHDHLTDDRVTAEREFLAGLGAGCMAPVGAHATVGGGVLTLEGWVGAVDGSKVIRATSSGDPAECADLGAELAADMLAQGAAALIDAARP
- a CDS encoding asparaginase, with the translated sequence MSLAGRRLAVIHTGGTIASRPDPGGPGLTPQEAPAVPGLPGVMVTAHQPFRLPSPHVTPGHMLELARLIERLAPDADGIVVTHGTDTLEETAFFLHLALTTDTPVLLTGSMRHAEEVSWDGPGNLLDAAHVALHPDSHGRGPLVVFGGDLFDARTVTKVHTSAVDAFGGYPGPIGRIDRTGETAHLRFFARPEARPVYAPARVEARVEILYAYAGWQGEGYAEAAARADGLVIAALGTGNLPAELLPLVAASAGAGQPVVIATRTHAGPILPVYGYPGGGATLVAAGAIPASFLNAHKARLLLLLLLSLDYGLEEIRGVFGEGQF
- the tmpR gene encoding bifunctional dihydropteridine reductase/dihydrofolate reductase TmpR, which encodes MTEAGGKGTALVTGAARGIGQALAVALAGEGYAVAVHYRGSQADAGETARLCEEKGVPATTLQADLTDPVQARALVAAAHGAFPGRGLAVLVNNVGNYVHKPLLETTDAEWADMLGSNLTATFATCQAAAPLMQAAGFGRIVNLGYAGARHLVARPGIVPYAVAKAGVLHLSHALGKVLAGTGVSVNVVSPGVIETSVSQPLREIPAGRVGTVEELVDAALYFVRASDYVTGQELEVAGGWNL
- a CDS encoding NUDIX domain-containing protein, which gives rise to MDRPVVCVGALVWGPGERVLLVETTKWRGLWGVPGGKVDWGETLEAAVIREFREETGLDLTDVRYAQTQEAVLSPEFHKPAHLLLVDFFARTASLTVTPNEEIVDWSWATLEEALTLPLNSYTRTLVELAWREAR